The Infirmifilum lucidum DNA segment CGGCGCTTTCAGCCTTCTTCGTGGGCGACTCTCTCTTCATATACGGCCTCTCGCAGGCGCCTGTCGGGGTCGTGTACCCAGTCGCATACACGTACCCCCTGTTCGTCGCGTTGTTCAGCTTCCTGTTCACCGGGAAAGCCCCGCGTCCCGCCTCGCTCGTAGCAGCTGCCCTCATGGCGGCCGGCACGTGGGCTGTCTACGGCAACGGCGGGGGCTTCGCGGTTAGAGGGCTCCTGGCCGGCGTGGGGGCTGGCGCCGGCTGGGGGCTTGGGATAACGCTGGCGTCCCTCGCCCTCAAGTACGCTTCACCCGTAGAACTGAACCTGTACAGGACTGGGTTCCTGCTGGCGGCAACAGCCCCTGTGCTGGCGAAGCAGGGGGCTAGGCTCGGGGAAGCCAGGCTTGGGTGGCTGTTGCTCGGGGGGCTGCTCGGGATAGGCCTCGGGCCCCTGGCCCTGTTCACCTCCATCAAGATGTCTGACGCTGTGGGCCCGGCTGTGGTCTCCTCCGGGGCCCCCGTGTTCGCAGTACTGCTGGCGGCCCCCTTGCTGGGCGAGAGGGTAGAGCCGAGGTACATGCTCGGGGCAGTGCTGGCGACGGTGGCGACGGCTGTAGCGTCTGCCTGGGGCTAGGCGTGGCTCGGAACTCTTACTCTCTCCTCAACCCAGACCCACGTCTTCTCGTCGTCGCTCAGGAACTTCCAGAGTAGGGGCGTGCCTAGCTCTACCGAGGCCTTGGCGAACATGAGGCCTCTCGTGGCCTCGGCCCTCCACTCGTGTAGCAACTCGTATACAGAGGGGAGGAAGCTGCCGTCGACCTGCCCCACGTAGAGGGCCCAGCGTCCCGCGATGTAGGAGGAGCCCCACGCCGGCAGGAGGGCCAGGGTCTTCGCCACTCTAGGTGCGTCCTTGCCCTCCAGCTCTAGGGCTATTACTGGAGTCTTGCCGGGGTCGCAGTACTCGTGGTAGGTCGTGTAGAGCCAGCCCGGGAGGAAGTGGACGCGGTAGTGGTAGCTTATGACAGTCTGCGACGGGATGCCGGCCCAGTGTAGGTGCTGGAGCTTCTCCAGTATAGTTTTAGGCCTGGGGTAGGGGCCTAGCATCATCTTCCCGGTTAGGTAGACGAGGTCGTAGAAGTCGGGCATTTTGAGGGGCTCCGGCTTCTCGAACTTCGGCATGATAGAGTCTACGATACCGGGTAGCTTTGCAACCTTCTCGGGCCTGAGGCCCTGTAGCTCCTCTAGGGGGAGCCAGTGCTGCACCTCCTGCGCTATGAAAGCCTTCCCCTCTCCCAGGGCCTCGTGGAGGTCGTCTACGAACCTATCCGCGAGCACTCGCGGCACGAGGCCTACGACTAGCGCATGCTCCCCGGAGGGGGAGCTGAGAACATGCAGCGAGAGGGAGCCGTGCGGGAGCGAGCCCGGCCACCTGGCCCTCTCCGCTATGAAAACCACTCTAGCTAGGCCGTAGTAGGCGTCGTCGGGCACTATGAAGAACCTGCCCCTGCGGGACCTAGACTGGTAGAACTTGATAGCAGTCGTAGCGGCTACCCCCGCGATCCTGGCGAGCTCCCGTAGGCTCCTGGCTCTGGGCACTGCGTATAGGAGGGGTCTCTCGTCCACTATAACTGGCATCGGGTAATAACCCGGCAGGAGAGTTTAAAGCTTAGGCGTGAGCCCAGCCCCGCCGCCTACGCCGTGGAAATGCATAGTTTGTACCACCCTTCGCGGTCAGTACTCTCTATGTAGGCTACCATCCGGGTGCCATGGGCTTTCTCAAGCCTTCTGACGTAGAGGTAGTGGATGGAGTCGGCGAAGCCCTTCGCCGTTAGGGCACCCATTACGAGGCCCAGTGCAACCACTGGGGGTAGGACTACAAAGAGCGCTAGCGCGGCGTAGACTACTGCGAGGCCTCTCAGGAACTCCTGGAGGCCCCCACGGCGGAGCTCCTCATACTCGCCCTTGGAGAATATGATGGCCAGTGCCTTCTCTGTCTTCAGGATTTTCCATACGGTGAGGGTAGTAAAGAGGGCCAGGAAGGATGTTATAAAGGCTCCGCTGAACTCTAGCACGTGGCTCGGCGACCGGGATGCTAGGAATATTGTTGTGAGCGTGGTGCCCGCTGATAGGGAGGCCTCGAGCACTACAGCTCTGCGGCTTGAGGGGTACTCGAGTTGTACTCGTGACACCCCTGTCCACCACTCAGCGCGGTTTAGGGCTTCAGGGTAAAAGTTATTGGTACTATCCCAAACTTGCTCAATACTCCAACCTCTACGCGGAAGTAGCAGGCCCGCGTCTTCAGGCAGTTCGGGTCAGCGCTCAGGGGCAGGTCGAGGCGCGTGGAGAGCGAGTAGTCGTCGGAGATCGTTAGGGCTTGGGGGTAGCTGAAAGTGACTTCGCGTATAAGCGAGGGGCCCTGGTAGAGGGCTACAGTTATGTAGCTTACCCTAAGGGCGCCTCGCTCAAGGCAGGACAACTTGAAGCTGGCGCTAACGTAGGGCCTCTCGCCAACCCCCTGAGTCCAGTTGTCTAGCACCACTTCCAGCGTCTTTACTGCTCGAACCTCGCGGTACCAGCTGGTATACACGCCGTAGACGTAGGAGAGTGACAGGGCTGCGGCTATGGCCTCTAGGAGGAGCGCAACCGACTTCTTCTCCGTAGAGTTTCACCCTGGTATACCCCGATGACTAGGAATATGAGGTTTAGGGGGATAACTACGACGAGGCTGGCGAATGCCAAGTTCTTCTCAACGACTAGGGCGGCGAGATCCCCTGAGAATGTTCCCAGGAAGATGTCTAGAGATGTCCTAATCAGCTGTACTGTTGCCAGCGCGGCAAGGAAGTATGATGCCAGAAAGAGGGCAATGGCACCCGTTATGCGGCCAGTAGTGTACCCGATTATGTACGACGCCATGAAGGCCCCCCGCGCTGTCCGTTCGCCACGGAGAAGTGTAGGAGGGGGGAGCCGGCTCTAGTAGAAGTAGAGCCGGGGCACAAAGTAGCATGCCACCTGTACCGCGCCTGACACGCGGGCTTGCTACCCAATGAAAAGAATTTAAAATACAGAGTGTATTGAGTTAGACGTGTCAGAGCAGTCGCGGATAACCCGTGTAGTTGAAGTTATTGCCTCCCGCCCGTACTTCTACCTGCTCGGGCCGGCTCTCGGCAGGCTCGTCTTCTACAGCAACCTCGATGGGGTTCCGGGTATCTGGGTGCTAGACCCCAAGACCTACGAGAGAGTCAAGCTGACGCGTGAGGCGATTCACAGCTTTGCCTTCACGAGGGCAGAGAGCAGGGAAGTCGTGTTCACTCGTGATGTATCTAAGGGCAGGGAGTTGCAGAAGCCCTATGTAGCCTTTGTTGACAAGCCCGAGGAAAGGGTGATAGCTGACGTCCCACCAGCCCGTGTGCTCGGGATCTCCTTCTATGGGAGCAGAGTCGTGTACATAGGCGCCACCGCGGAGAGCGTCGACCTGTACATGCTAGACTTCAGCGGGGGCTGGGAGAAGCTGACGACCTTCACGGCAGTGGCCTTCCTGACGGACTTCAACGGGCGCTACGCTGTAGGGCACGGGATACTCTCGGGCGACCCCCGGGCCTACGAGCTGTTCATATTCGACGTCGAGAGCGGCAGGCTCGCAACTTACACCCCCAGGCGCGGGTCAGTAAACCTGAACCCTGTCTTGAGGGGCGAGCAAGTGCTATTCGAGAGCGACTTCGAGGGCAGGAAGAGGCTCTACGTCTACGACATCGGCAGCGGCGAGCTGAGGCCTGTTGCCTTCACCCACCGCGACTACGACGGCTACCGGCCGGTCGAGCACGTCCGCTTCGGGTGGCTGGGCGACGGGAGGGTGTGGGCTATTGGGAAACGCGACGGCAGGACAAGCCTCTTTGTTGACGGGCGTAGAGTGAACACGCCGAGGGGCGTCACGACGAGCTTCGCGGAGGTAGACGGGAGGTTCTTCGTCACAGCCTCGTCTCTCACTAGGCCTCCCCAGATATTCGAGGTAGATCCTAGTACAGGCGCCATCCGCGTTGTAGTCCGCAACGCTCTGCCACGGGGCCTACAGCGCGCATTCAGGAGGAGCTACTTCGTGAGGTACACGTCATTCGACGGGAGGAGGATCCCGGCCTTCGTCGTCGAGAGCGCTGGGAACAGCATCCCAGGCCCTACAGTCGTGTACGTACACGGGGGCCCCTGGAGCGAAGTCATGGACTCGTGGGATCCCTTCATCGCGTCCCTCGTCGTAGCCGGCTACCACGTGGTTGCCCCGAACTTCAGGGGGTCTACGGGCTACGGGGAGGCCTTCCGAGCCCTAGACATCGGTGACCCGGGCGGCGGGGACTTGGAGGACATTGTCCACGCCGGGAAGTGGGCCGTACAGAGGGGGCTGGCTAGCGCTCTGGCGGTCATGGGTTACAGCTACGGCGGCTTCTCCACGTTCCTGGCGCTCGGCAAGCACCCGGAGGTGTGGAAGGCTGGCGTGGCTGGAGCGGGGGTTGTCGACTGGGAGGAGATGTACCAGTTGAGCGACGCATACTTCAGGAAGTTCATAGACACGTTGTTCGCCGGCAGGAGGGATCTGTGGCGCGAGAGGTCTCCCATAACCTACGTGGACAGGGTCTCGGCGCCTCTCTGCATCATACACCCTGCTAACGACACGAGGACGCCGCTCAAGCCTGTTCTCAGGTACATGCAGCGCCTAGCGGAGAAGGGGGCCGTCTTCGAGGCCCACATCCTGCCGGACACAGGCCATTTCGTGGCGCGAGTCCAGGACAGAGTAGCGGTCATAGCCCCCGCGTTGCAGTTCCTGAGGAGATACTTCCCAGTAACTCCGGGGCAACAGTAGGAGCCCCCGCTACGTGTTTGAGTGCTAGTGTAGTCTCCTCTTTGTGGGCCTGTACTTCTCGAAGAGGGCTTCCACGTCCCTGAGCGAGTACAGTAACACGTCGCTGTCCCCAGTGAACTTGAAGCCTGACCTCGAGTACAGCACGTAGACTTCTCTACGCGTGCCCTTGTGCCAGGGGAACTCTTCTGCCTTCCTAGAGAGCTCGTAGAGCACTCTCCTGTCTAGAGGCTGGGACGACCACTTGACTTCCGCGAAGTAGGCTGTCCTAGTCTTCTCGTCGACAGCAACGAAGTCTATCTCGGTGTCCCCCCTCCACCACTCCCCTACCTTGTTGAAGCTCACGACCCCCTCCCTCGCCAGGAGCGCGAAGTGCTCAATGGCTATACTCTCGAAGGCCCGTGAAGTGTACTCGTCCAGGCTCCTGTTAATATTCTCCAGTAGTTTCTCCTGTAGCCCGATCTCGAGGAGGTGGTAGTTCGGGAAGACAAACCTGAACCAGAAGTTAAGGAAGTTGTCCTTCAGGTAGTACCTCGCCCTCCCCCTCTTCTCCTCCAGTAGGGGGTACCTCCTCTCCACGACGTCCAGATCCCGCTCCAGCACTCTAACGTACTTGGCGACTTCACTGTGCCCCACGCCAGCCCTGTCCGCTATCTCGCCGAGCCTAGTAGCACCACCGGCGATAGCCTCGAGCACGCCCATGTACCTCGAGGGCTCTCGGAGCTCCATCGAGAGGAGGGTGAGCGGCTCCTCTCTCAGGGGGGCGCCAGGCGAGAGTACGAGCTTCCTAACGTTCTCTTGGAGGGCCACGTTGCCGTCTAGTAGCGCCAGGTACCCTGGAGTCCCGCCGAAGACGGCGTAGGCCCTGACTTTGTCCTCCTCGGAGTAGTCTTCCACGAATAGCCTCGCAGCCCTGTAGCCGAGTTGCCCGACTTTAAGCACTCTCGAGGCCCTGCCGTAGAGGGGTGACTCGTGGGACAGGCCTATGCGCTCCATCATGCCGACTGCAGAGCCGGAGAGCACTATCTTCAGCTTCGAGCGGGCCTTCACACGATCCCAGAACGCCTGGAGCTTCGCCACGGCCCCAGTGTCGTGCAGCCTCTGGAACTCGTCGATCACCACGACGCCGACTCCCGAGGCCTCGAACAGCCCGTAGAGGTCGTCGAAGTCCCTCACGAGGGGCTTGTAGGGCAGCTCGACTTGGCTCGTAAACTGCCTCGCCAGGTCGTTTAGGGCCAGTGCGGGATCCGTGTAGTTCACGACAAGGTAGACTCCTCCAGCTTCCCTCAGGAGCTGCATCAACATGTACGTCTTGCCGACCCTGCGCCTACCGTACACTACTACTAGTTCGGGCCTCCCGCTCCTCAGGGCGTCTTCTAGGACTCCAAGCTCTTCCTCTCTGTCGATGAAATACATACTCATAAGTCTCAGACTCTAAAGTCTCAGACTCCAAATATAAATGCTACGGCGCCCAAGGAATAAATACGGGCACCGAGCATGGTACACGTGCCTAGGCTGAAGTTTGTAGTCCACGAGCACGACGCCAGGCGCGCAGGCCTCCACTACGACTTGAGGCTCGAGATGGGCGGCGTGCTGAAGGACTGGGCCTTCAGGAAGCAGCCGCCACTCGAAATTGGGGTTAAGAGGTACGGCGTCCAGCAGGAGGATCACGACTTAATGTGGCTCGACTTCGAGGGCGAGATAAAGGAGGGGTACGGGGCCGGGACTATGAGGGTATGGGACAGGGGGGAGTACGAGATCCTAGAGTCCACCGGCGACAAGCTCGTCTTGAGGTTCTACGGCTCGAGGCTCAAGGGGACGTACGTGCTACTGAGGTTCAAGGAGGGCTGGCTCTTCTTCAAGACCCGGGCATAGAGATTTTTACCGCCAGGAGGGGAGTACATGCAGGTGATGAGGCAAAGCCCTCCGAGCGGTGAGGAGGCTGCGCCCAACTGAGCCCATGGGGAAGCAGTTTGAGAGCTCGGGCGTCTGCCCACTACATCGACAATAGCCTTCACCCCAGCGTACGCAATCCCGGCTCCGCCACAGAAGAAGCCGTAAGCTAGACAGTCATTGCGAGGCCCAGGTAGGGCAAGAGCACGCCGTAAAAACGGAAGCCTTGACCCTCGGGGTGCCCGGAATAGGTAAATACTTACCTTGTAACTTTGAGGATAGGTGGAGCCGATTGCTAACGAGGGATAAGCCGGCAGCCAGGACACGCGGTAACTGGCGGCTCTGCCAGCGCAGCCTTTGTCGTGGAACCGTCAATGCACTTTTGGGGCACTACTCCGCCTTTCAACATCTATAGTAGACGGGGCCCGGCACGGGTTTTGGGTTAGCCATACCGGCTCTTAAGCAACGTGTCTAGGCGCGAAGGGGCCACCGTGAAGGTATCTAACCTGAAGAGGAGAGGCGTGGTTGGAGGCGAGTTCTCATACATATGGGACTCCGCGTATGGAGGGTAGTGCTTTCCGGACTCTGAGTGCCACCCATACTGCTACGAGTACTTTCGCGGAGTCGCCTGGCAGGAACGGGACTGCCCCCAGGAGTAAGGCTTTCTCGAGGCCTATCCCCGTGACGCGCATCAACTGGAGTACTCCCAGGGCGTAGATCGCGGCTGTGGCCAGGAGGGAGGCCACCAGGAAATTCTTGAAGCTGGGGGGTCTACGCTCCGCGACGAGCCCCGCTATGTACGCTCCAGCGACAAAGCCTAAGAGGTATCCCCCTGTCGGCCCGAAGATCACGCCCACGCCGCCTCTACCGCCGGCGAAGACCGGCAAGCCAGAGGTGCCGAGCAGGAGGTAGACGAGCTGGGACAGAACCCCCCTCCTACTCCCGACTACGAGCCCGGAGAGGTACACGAATAGGGTCTGCAGCGTGACGGGTACGGGGCTGAAGGGCAGGGGGATGGCCACGTAGGCTCCCACAGCCGTGAGGGCAGCGAAGAGGCTCACAAGTGCAACGTCCAGGGGGCCCATGCAGGCCCACCGTACTCAGATGATGAGTGACGGGTGGAAGAACTTCTTCCCGCGTTTCTGCTTCGCCTGATCCCACTCGTAGAGTATCCTGCCCGCCTCGTTCGCGACTCTCACGGCTGTCTCGACTCCTGCCTCCGGGACAAACTCGTCTGTAACCCTGTTAGCTATGACTGCTAGTACGGCTCCAGCCCTCGCCCCGTAGACGCCCGAGATGGTGAATATCGTCGCGGCCTCCATCTCGAAGCTCAGGACGCCCGCGGCCTGCAAGTCTGCCATTATGCTAGGGGACCAACTCGGCTGGTAGCCCCTGAAGCCGGGCCTGGACTGCCCAGTGTAGAAGGTGTCTGTCGAGGCGACCACCCCGACGTGGTACCTCGCCCCCAGGCTCTCCGCGGCCTCTACTAGGGCGAGTACGACTTCGTAGTGCGCGAGGGCGGGGTACTCTACCCTGACGTACTCCCCGCTAGCCCCGTCGAGCCTGACAGCCCCAGTGGCTATTATGACGTCTCCAACTCTTATGTCCCGCTGGATTGCCCCTGTAGTGCCCACTCTTATGAACGTGTGCGCGCCGACCCTGAGTAGCTCCTCCAGCGCTATTGAGGCCGCTGGCCCGCCGATCCCCGTCGACGTGGCGGAGATGGGGGCGCCCCTGTACCTCCCAGTATGTGTCGTGTACTCGCGGTGTCTAGCCACTTCGCGCCTCTCCTCCCAGAAACTGGAGATCACTGAGACTCGATCCGGGTCGCCAGGCATCAGGACGTATGGGGCGACGTCGCCGGGCCTGCACCTGATGTGGTACTGTAGTCCGCCGCCCAGGTCGGGGGCTCTAGCGGAGACACTGGCCATACTTGAGTGTTAGGGGAGGGTAAATAAAAATCCTAGCCTTCGTGGGTCGTCGAATGTTAGTCTTCTACAGTTGCCTTCTCGAAGGCTCTAGTCCCCACGAAGAGCAGAGTTGCCGTGAGGGCTAGCAGTAGAGCCGTGTCTAGTGCTGGGTTGAAGTACGACACTCCGGTAAGCCAGTACCTCATGCCGTCTACAGCGTACGTCGCGGGGTTTAAGTAGGCTGCAGCTTTCATCCACTCCGGCATCGTGGATATAGGGTAGAAGATACCGCTCATGAAGAGGAGGGGCATTGTCACGAGGTTAACTACCATCTGGAAGCCCTCCATGCTCGAGATCTTGACGGACAGGGCTATCCCGAGAGAGGCGAAGCCCAGGGAGAGCAGTAGGCCGTAGAGGAACGCGGGTAACACGCCTCCAGGGTTAAGGCCCGGGGCTACGAGGAACAGTAGAGCGAGCACGATCATCGCCTGTATGTTCACTACCAGCGCGTCGCCGAGAGCGCGCCCGAGGATAACTTCCGAGCGCGAGGCTGGAGCCACTAGAGTCTCTTTCAGGAAGCCGAACTGCTTGTCCCATATCACGGAGACGCCGCTCATGAAAGAACCTGTCATGACCGTCATGGCGACCATGCCCGACGCCAAGTACGTGAGGTAGTCGAGGCCGCCGAATAAGGCCCTGGCCCCCGGGAAGCTGAAGGCCCTGCTCCACCCCATACCGAAGAACACTATCCAGATTAGAGGCTGGACTATAGTTATAACCAGCCTGGAGCGCGCGTTGACGAACCTCTTAACCTGCCTGTATACCATCGGCACTACTCCTCTCACGCTCACCACCTCCTGTGCGGGGGCCTAAAGCCACCCTCTTCAAGGGAGTCGCGCAG contains these protein-coding regions:
- a CDS encoding DMT family transporter, whose protein sequence is MLWSLFALAAALLFALAGVLYRKGVSGSSISPLLASGLRAGPAFMVMLLAFLATGGSLDRPLEFYAIATASALSAFFVGDSLFIYGLSQAPVGVVYPVAYTYPLFVALFSFLFTGKAPRPASLVAAALMAAGTWAVYGNGGGFAVRGLLAGVGAGAGWGLGITLASLALKYASPVELNLYRTGFLLAATAPVLAKQGARLGEARLGWLLLGGLLGIGLGPLALFTSIKMSDAVGPAVVSSGAPVFAVLLAAPLLGERVEPRYMLGAVLATVATAVASAWG
- a CDS encoding S9 family peptidase, with amino-acid sequence MSEQSRITRVVEVIASRPYFYLLGPALGRLVFYSNLDGVPGIWVLDPKTYERVKLTREAIHSFAFTRAESREVVFTRDVSKGRELQKPYVAFVDKPEERVIADVPPARVLGISFYGSRVVYIGATAESVDLYMLDFSGGWEKLTTFTAVAFLTDFNGRYAVGHGILSGDPRAYELFIFDVESGRLATYTPRRGSVNLNPVLRGEQVLFESDFEGRKRLYVYDIGSGELRPVAFTHRDYDGYRPVEHVRFGWLGDGRVWAIGKRDGRTSLFVDGRRVNTPRGVTTSFAEVDGRFFVTASSLTRPPQIFEVDPSTGAIRVVVRNALPRGLQRAFRRSYFVRYTSFDGRRIPAFVVESAGNSIPGPTVVYVHGGPWSEVMDSWDPFIASLVVAGYHVVAPNFRGSTGYGEAFRALDIGDPGGGDLEDIVHAGKWAVQRGLASALAVMGYSYGGFSTFLALGKHPEVWKAGVAGAGVVDWEEMYQLSDAYFRKFIDTLFAGRRDLWRERSPITYVDRVSAPLCIIHPANDTRTPLKPVLRYMQRLAEKGAVFEAHILPDTGHFVARVQDRVAVIAPALQFLRRYFPVTPGQQ
- a CDS encoding ATP-binding protein, translated to MSMYFIDREEELGVLEDALRSGRPELVVVYGRRRVGKTYMLMQLLREAGGVYLVVNYTDPALALNDLARQFTSQVELPYKPLVRDFDDLYGLFEASGVGVVVIDEFQRLHDTGAVAKLQAFWDRVKARSKLKIVLSGSAVGMMERIGLSHESPLYGRASRVLKVGQLGYRAARLFVEDYSEEDKVRAYAVFGGTPGYLALLDGNVALQENVRKLVLSPGAPLREEPLTLLSMELREPSRYMGVLEAIAGGATRLGEIADRAGVGHSEVAKYVRVLERDLDVVERRYPLLEEKRGRARYYLKDNFLNFWFRFVFPNYHLLEIGLQEKLLENINRSLDEYTSRAFESIAIEHFALLAREGVVSFNKVGEWWRGDTEIDFVAVDEKTRTAYFAEVKWSSQPLDRRVLYELSRKAEEFPWHKGTRREVYVLYSRSGFKFTGDSDVLLYSLRDVEALFEKYRPTKRRLH
- a CDS encoding DNA polymerase ligase N-terminal domain-containing protein; the protein is MPRLKFVVHEHDARRAGLHYDLRLEMGGVLKDWAFRKQPPLEIGVKRYGVQQEDHDLMWLDFEGEIKEGYGAGTMRVWDRGEYEILESTGDKLVLRFYGSRLKGTYVLLRFKEGWLFFKTRA
- a CDS encoding biotin transporter BioY — encoded protein: MGPLDVALVSLFAALTAVGAYVAIPLPFSPVPVTLQTLFVYLSGLVVGSRRGVLSQLVYLLLGTSGLPVFAGGRGGVGVIFGPTGGYLLGFVAGAYIAGLVAERRPPSFKNFLVASLLATAAIYALGVLQLMRVTGIGLEKALLLGAVPFLPGDSAKVLVAVWVALRVRKALPSIRGVPYV
- the udp gene encoding uridine phosphorylase, producing the protein MASVSARAPDLGGGLQYHIRCRPGDVAPYVLMPGDPDRVSVISSFWEERREVARHREYTTHTGRYRGAPISATSTGIGGPAASIALEELLRVGAHTFIRVGTTGAIQRDIRVGDVIIATGAVRLDGASGEYVRVEYPALAHYEVVLALVEAAESLGARYHVGVVASTDTFYTGQSRPGFRGYQPSWSPSIMADLQAAGVLSFEMEAATIFTISGVYGARAGAVLAVIANRVTDEFVPEAGVETAVRVANEAGRILYEWDQAKQKRGKKFFHPSLII
- a CDS encoding ABC transporter permease encodes the protein MRGVVPMVYRQVKRFVNARSRLVITIVQPLIWIVFFGMGWSRAFSFPGARALFGGLDYLTYLASGMVAMTVMTGSFMSGVSVIWDKQFGFLKETLVAPASRSEVILGRALGDALVVNIQAMIVLALLFLVAPGLNPGGVLPAFLYGLLLSLGFASLGIALSVKISSMEGFQMVVNLVTMPLLFMSGIFYPISTMPEWMKAAAYLNPATYAVDGMRYWLTGVSYFNPALDTALLLALTATLLFVGTRAFEKATVED